In a genomic window of Helianthus annuus cultivar XRQ/B chromosome 10, HanXRQr2.0-SUNRISE, whole genome shotgun sequence:
- the LOC110882951 gene encoding probable leucine-rich repeat receptor-like protein kinase IMK3: protein MGFSKIGPANQKHTYVITNAAGTLGYCDPQYMKTCSLTKESDIYSFGVVLFEVLCGRLCYTNPLEILVPKWKKNYEDNKLRQIIFKDLTPHMDPTSLKTFSDIAFQCSHDSRERRPTTSFLVKKLEIALQFQERHDMNMTNVPTSHKSRRVDELSVPLSNGKGVLFLNTGKVVISYFDSTMPFTVVDLFCAKVETMGTSIYGSDYKATLENGFEVAVKRLRIKVTKSDTEFEAELEFIGKVRHPNLLATRACYLDPNGDKILVFDYMRKGSRAAFLHAQGPKQRVDWPTRMQITKGVARGLQSLHTHHNIIHGNLTSSNVLLDENINPKISDFGLSRLMTTDEHSHMVSTAYNLGYQAPEVTTLNKANTKADVYSLGMIMLELLTGKSPGEVQDLPQWVVLTAKKEWTSKVFDHELMEDDTVGDDELLNSLKLAMRCVHPLPQVGHDELLNSLTLFLKCMYISPWDQSDVQLVLQKLEEIKPDSTTSSRDDGDVGSSLS, encoded by the exons ATGGGATTTTCAAAAATAGGACCTGCTAATCAGAAGCACACGTATGTGATCACCAATGCTGCAGGTACCCTTGGCTACTGTGATCCCCAATATATGAAGACGTGCTCCCTAACCAAAGAATCAGACATATACTCTTTTGGTGTCGTCTTATTTGAAGTCCTCTGTGGGAGATTATGCTACACCAACCCGTTAGAGATTTTAGTGCCTAAATGGAAAAAAAACTACGAAGATAACAAGTTACGCCAAATTATCTTTAAAGATCTCACGCCACATATGGACCCAACTTCGTTGAAAACTTTTTCAGACATTGCATTCCAGTGTTCGCACGACTCTCGTGAACGACGCCCAACAACGTCTTTTCTTGTGAAAAAGCTTGAGATTGCACTTCAGTTTCAAGAGCGTCATGATATGAATATGACTAATGTTCCCACTTCTCACAAATCCAGACGCGTTGATGAATTGAGCGTACCTCTCTCCAATGGCAAAGGGGTGCTCTTTCTTAACACGGGCAAAGTGGTAATTAGCTACTTTGATAGTACAATGCCTTTCACAGTCGTTGATCTTTTTTGCGCAAAAGTAGAGACAATGGGGACAAGCATATATGGGAGTGATTATAAGGCAACATTAGAAAATGGTTTTGAAGTTGCAGTAAAAAGACTGAGAATAAAGGTTACTAAAAGTGATacagaatttgaagctgaattagAATTTATTGGGAAAGTTAGGCATCCGAATCTTTTAGCAACGAGGGCTTGTTATTTGGATCCAAATGGAGATAAAATTCTCGTTTTTGATTACATGCGCAAAGGAAGTCGTGCTGCTTTTCTCCATG CTCAAGGACCCAAACAACGGGTAGATTGGCCAACAAGAATGCAAATAACAAAAGGAGTGGCTAGAGGTTTGCAAAGCCTccacacccatcacaatataatccATGGAAATCTAACATCAAGCAACGTTTTGCTTGATGAGAACATTAACCCCAAGATTTCTGATTTTGGGCTGTCACGACTCATGACTACCGATGAACACTCACATATGGTTTCAACAGCCTATAATCTTGGCTACCAGGCCCCCGAGGTTACAACACTCAACAAAGCTAATACAAAAGCCGATGTCTACAGTTTGGGAATGATAATGTTAGAACTCCTAACTGGCAAATCACCAGGAGAGGTTCAAGATTTACCACAATGGGTGGTTTTGACGGCGAAAAAAGAGTGGACTAGTAAGGTTTTTGATCATGAATTGATGGAAGATGATACAGTTGGTGATGATGAGTTGTTGAATAGTTTGAAACTGGCTATGCGATGTGTTCATCCATTACCACAGG TTGGTCACGACGAGTTATTGAATAGTTTGACACTGTTTTTGAAATGTATGTATATATCACCATGGGATCAGTCGGATGTTCAGCTCGTTCTTCAGAAGTTGGAAGAGATTAAACCAGACTCCACCACAAGTTCCAGAGATGATGGTGACGTCGGATCTTCATTAAGCTAG